From one Flavobacterium kingsejongi genomic stretch:
- a CDS encoding response regulator transcription factor: MNTISIGIVDDDTLIVSLLQDYLNAKEDISVLFTAESGEDLMDLLPRIPKLPDVLLLDLKMKKLDGVEVTLELKAHYPSIKVIVVSSHYKNSFMGFMFKTGVAAFLPKGISPIELVEIIRIVAENGFYFKEDQLEMIRTQISNKPQKPVFNYGNVLSEREIEILRLITKQKTAKEIGESLFITQRTVEGHKNNLFVKTGAKNIAGLVIYAIQNNIIRMEDLPLI, encoded by the coding sequence ATGAATACAATTTCCATAGGTATCGTCGATGATGATACGCTTATCGTCAGTCTGTTACAGGATTATTTGAATGCAAAGGAAGATATTTCTGTTTTATTCACCGCTGAAAGTGGTGAAGATCTCATGGATTTGCTTCCCCGAATTCCAAAATTACCGGATGTACTGCTGCTGGATCTAAAAATGAAAAAATTAGACGGCGTAGAAGTGACACTGGAATTAAAAGCCCATTATCCTTCCATTAAAGTAATTGTGGTTTCTTCCCATTATAAAAATTCCTTTATGGGATTTATGTTTAAAACAGGTGTGGCCGCTTTTCTTCCCAAAGGGATCTCTCCTATCGAGCTGGTCGAAATTATCAGGATAGTCGCAGAGAATGGTTTTTACTTCAAAGAAGACCAATTGGAAATGATCCGCACCCAGATTTCAAATAAACCCCAAAAACCAGTCTTTAATTATGGCAATGTACTGTCCGAGCGGGAAATAGAAATATTGCGGCTTATCACCAAACAGAAAACGGCCAAAGAAATTGGAGAGTCACTTTTTATTACACAGCGTACTGTAGAAGGCCATAAGAACAATCTCTTTGTAAAAACAGGAGCCAAAAATATTGCCGGGCTGGTTATTTATGCCATCCAAAACAATATTATCCGGATGGAAGACCTTCCGCTGATCTAA
- a CDS encoding lipoprotein signal peptidase, producing MSLKKAYLLIVIVLLIDQISKIYIKTHFVLGEDVTVFNWFKILFIENEGMAWGVAIPGAYGKLFLTLFRVVAVGGIGYWLYDAVKKNSSAYFITAIALILAGAFGNIIDSVFYGVIFNDSQSEVATLFSSQPYGTWFHGKVVDMLYFPIWSGNLPSWLPVWGGKPFTFFNAIFNVADMAVSTGVGIMIVFNKRVFASHPQQ from the coding sequence ATGTCATTAAAGAAAGCCTACCTTTTAATAGTTATTGTGCTGTTAATTGATCAGATCTCAAAAATATATATCAAAACACATTTTGTTTTAGGAGAAGATGTAACTGTTTTTAACTGGTTTAAAATCTTATTTATAGAAAATGAAGGAATGGCCTGGGGTGTTGCAATCCCCGGTGCTTATGGTAAGCTGTTTCTGACCCTTTTCAGGGTAGTGGCAGTAGGAGGTATTGGCTATTGGCTTTACGATGCCGTGAAAAAAAATAGTTCCGCTTATTTTATTACAGCCATTGCGCTTATTTTGGCTGGGGCTTTTGGTAATATTATTGATTCCGTTTTTTACGGGGTTATCTTCAATGACAGTCAGTCGGAAGTGGCCACATTATTCTCTTCGCAACCTTACGGAACCTGGTTTCATGGTAAAGTGGTCGATATGCTTTATTTTCCAATCTGGTCGGGCAATTTGCCTTCCTGGCTTCCGGTTTGGGGCGGAAAACCGTTTACATTCTTCAATGCCATCTTTAACGTAGCCGATATGGCCGTTTCTACTGGGGTCGGGATTATGATCGTATTTAATAAACGCGTTTTCGCAAGCCATCCACAGCAATAA
- a CDS encoding TraR/DksA family transcriptional regulator: MIDEQVRYSDADLAEFKELIAKKIEKAQSDLALIKSAYMNDLNNGTDDTSPTFKAFEEGSETMSKEANSQLAIRQEKFIRDLKNALIRIENKTYGVCKVTGKLIGKDRLKLVPHATMSIEAKNLQK; encoded by the coding sequence ATGATAGATGAACAAGTACGATACTCAGATGCTGACCTGGCAGAGTTCAAAGAATTAATTGCAAAAAAAATCGAAAAAGCACAATCAGACCTTGCGTTGATTAAAAGTGCTTATATGAATGACCTTAACAACGGTACAGACGATACTTCCCCAACATTTAAAGCTTTCGAAGAAGGAAGCGAGACCATGTCGAAAGAAGCAAATTCACAGTTGGCTATACGTCAGGAGAAATTCATACGCGATTTGAAAAATGCTTTAATTCGTATTGAAAATAAAACATACGGTGTATGTAAAGTAACCGGTAAGTTAATTGGAAAAGACCGTTTGAAACTGGTTCCGCACGCTACAATGAGTATTGAAGCAAAAAATTTACAGAAATAA
- the ileS gene encoding isoleucine--tRNA ligase, translating into MSAKFTEYKGLDLPNVANEVLDFWKEEKIFQQSVTSREGAEPYVFFEGPPSANGLPGIHHVMARSIKDIFCRYKTQKGFQVKRKAGWDTHGLPVELGTEKELGITKEDIGKKISIEEYNEACKKTVMRYTDVWNDLTEKMGYWVDMEDPYVTYKSKYMESVWWLLKQIYDKNLLYKGYTIQPYSPKAGTGLSSHEVNQPGSYRDVTDTTIVAQFRTLPETLPAVFQGFGAVDFMAWTTTPWTLPSNTALTVGPKIDYVLIATFNQYTFLPVNVVLAKNLVGKQFGKNFFESTEEADFTNFKEGDKKIPFRYLAEAKGTDLVGIRYEQLLPYVLPYQTPENAFRVISGDFVTTEDGTGIVHTAPTFGADDAKVAKEANPEVPPMLVQDENGNLVPLVDLQGKFTSHMEDFAGKYVKNEYYNEGEAPEKSVDVEIAIRLKEENKAFKVEKYVHSYPHCWRTDKPILYYPLDSWFIRVTEIKERMFDLNETINWKPKATGEGRFGNWLKNANDWNLSRSRYWGIPLPIWRTEDKSEEILIGSVAELYTAIEKSIAAGIQAENPFKGFEIGNMEEQNYDLVDLHKNVVDKIILVSPSGQPMKRESDLIDVWFDSGAMPYAQWHYPFENKELIDENKAFPADFIAEGVDQTRGWFYTLHAIGTLVFDKVAYKNVVSNGLVLDKNGQKMSKRLGNAVDPFTTLTEYGPDATRWYMISNANPWDNLKFDIDGIAEVRRKFFGTLYNTYSFFSLYANIDGFSYSEAEVPLNERPEIDRWMLSELNTLIKEVDGFYADYEPTKAARAISDFVQENLSNWYVRLCRRRFWKGEYAQDKIAAYQTLYTCLLAVSKLGAPIAPFFMDKLYRDLTQATQSEKYDSVHLAQFPEYAHNFVDKSLESKMEKAQTISSLVLSLRKKEMIKVRQPLQKIMIPVLDENQRAEIEAVADLIKAEVNVKEIELLDDASGILVKQIKPNFKALGPRFGKDMGLIAKEIQSFSQEQIAALEKDGALDIVISDKSINLTSQDVEISSQDIEGWLVANSGSITVALDITISEELRKEGIARELVNRIQNIRKDSGLEVTDKITVYIQRNGVIEEAIQSNEEYIKSETLTKELIFKDSIENGTEIEFDQVKTIVLISK; encoded by the coding sequence ATGAGTGCAAAATTTACTGAATACAAAGGACTTGACCTGCCAAATGTGGCTAATGAAGTGCTTGATTTCTGGAAAGAAGAAAAGATATTCCAGCAAAGTGTAACCTCCCGTGAAGGTGCTGAACCGTATGTGTTTTTTGAAGGGCCGCCTTCGGCAAATGGTTTACCGGGAATTCACCACGTGATGGCACGATCGATTAAGGATATTTTTTGTCGCTATAAAACTCAAAAAGGATTTCAGGTAAAACGTAAAGCCGGGTGGGATACACACGGACTGCCGGTAGAGCTTGGAACAGAAAAAGAACTTGGTATTACAAAAGAAGATATCGGGAAGAAAATCAGCATTGAAGAATATAATGAAGCCTGTAAAAAAACAGTGATGCGTTATACCGATGTTTGGAATGACCTTACCGAAAAAATGGGCTATTGGGTAGATATGGAAGATCCGTATGTAACCTATAAGTCCAAATATATGGAAAGCGTATGGTGGCTGCTGAAACAGATCTACGATAAAAATCTGCTATACAAAGGCTATACCATCCAGCCCTATTCCCCAAAAGCAGGAACAGGACTCAGCTCTCATGAGGTAAATCAGCCGGGAAGTTATCGCGATGTGACCGATACAACGATCGTAGCGCAATTCAGGACCTTACCTGAAACACTGCCTGCCGTTTTTCAGGGATTTGGAGCAGTAGATTTTATGGCGTGGACCACTACACCGTGGACATTGCCTTCCAATACAGCACTTACAGTAGGGCCAAAGATCGATTATGTGCTGATAGCAACATTCAATCAATATACTTTCCTGCCTGTAAATGTAGTATTAGCCAAAAACCTGGTGGGCAAGCAATTCGGTAAGAATTTCTTTGAAAGCACCGAGGAGGCTGATTTTACAAATTTTAAAGAAGGCGATAAAAAAATACCGTTCCGTTACCTGGCAGAAGCCAAAGGAACCGATTTGGTAGGCATTCGCTATGAGCAATTATTGCCGTATGTATTGCCTTACCAAACTCCTGAAAATGCGTTTCGCGTTATTTCAGGTGATTTTGTAACCACAGAAGATGGTACCGGAATCGTACATACCGCGCCTACATTTGGTGCAGATGATGCCAAAGTAGCGAAAGAAGCAAATCCTGAGGTACCGCCAATGTTGGTTCAGGATGAAAATGGCAATTTAGTGCCTTTAGTAGACCTGCAGGGTAAGTTTACCAGTCACATGGAGGATTTTGCCGGGAAATATGTAAAAAATGAATATTATAATGAGGGCGAAGCACCGGAAAAATCCGTAGATGTAGAAATCGCAATACGCCTGAAAGAAGAAAATAAAGCCTTTAAGGTAGAGAAATACGTACACAGTTATCCACATTGCTGGAGAACTGACAAGCCTATTTTATATTATCCCCTCGATTCCTGGTTCATCCGGGTAACCGAGATCAAAGAACGTATGTTCGACCTGAATGAAACCATCAACTGGAAGCCGAAAGCTACCGGGGAAGGCCGTTTTGGGAACTGGCTTAAAAATGCAAATGACTGGAATCTTTCCCGTTCCCGCTATTGGGGAATTCCTTTGCCGATCTGGAGGACAGAAGATAAATCGGAAGAAATCCTGATTGGTTCTGTAGCGGAGCTGTACACTGCAATAGAAAAATCGATAGCAGCCGGTATCCAGGCAGAGAATCCTTTTAAAGGGTTTGAAATAGGGAATATGGAAGAGCAAAACTATGATTTGGTAGACCTGCATAAAAATGTAGTCGACAAAATCATTTTGGTTTCTCCTTCCGGCCAGCCGATGAAACGCGAAAGTGACCTGATCGATGTATGGTTTGACTCAGGTGCCATGCCCTATGCGCAATGGCATTATCCTTTTGAAAACAAAGAACTGATCGATGAAAATAAAGCATTTCCAGCCGATTTTATTGCAGAAGGTGTCGACCAGACGAGAGGATGGTTTTATACCTTACATGCCATAGGGACTTTAGTGTTTGATAAGGTAGCATATAAGAATGTAGTATCGAATGGTTTAGTACTGGATAAAAACGGGCAGAAAATGTCCAAACGTCTCGGGAACGCAGTTGATCCATTTACGACTTTGACAGAATACGGTCCGGATGCGACACGTTGGTATATGATTTCAAATGCCAATCCGTGGGACAATTTAAAGTTCGATATCGATGGTATCGCTGAAGTACGCAGGAAGTTTTTCGGAACGCTATACAATACATATTCATTCTTTAGCTTGTATGCTAATATCGATGGTTTCAGTTATAGTGAAGCCGAGGTACCTTTGAATGAGCGTCCTGAAATTGACCGGTGGATGCTTTCAGAACTGAATACGCTTATTAAGGAAGTAGACGGTTTCTATGCCGATTACGAGCCTACAAAAGCAGCACGTGCGATTTCTGATTTCGTTCAGGAAAATCTTAGTAACTGGTATGTACGTTTGTGTAGGAGACGTTTCTGGAAAGGCGAGTATGCCCAGGATAAAATAGCGGCTTACCAAACCCTGTACACCTGCCTTTTGGCCGTATCCAAATTGGGTGCGCCTATAGCGCCATTCTTTATGGACAAACTTTACAGAGACTTAACTCAGGCGACACAGTCAGAAAAATATGACAGTGTACATTTGGCTCAGTTTCCTGAATATGCTCATAACTTTGTTGATAAATCATTAGAAAGCAAAATGGAGAAGGCACAGACCATTTCTTCATTGGTATTATCACTGCGCAAGAAGGAGATGATTAAAGTGCGTCAACCTTTGCAAAAGATAATGATTCCGGTACTTGACGAGAATCAGCGTGCGGAAATTGAAGCCGTTGCCGACCTGATAAAAGCCGAAGTAAATGTGAAAGAAATCGAGTTACTGGATGATGCTTCCGGTATATTGGTGAAGCAAATTAAACCCAATTTCAAGGCTTTAGGGCCGCGTTTTGGGAAAGATATGGGGCTGATTGCCAAAGAGATACAGTCTTTTTCGCAGGAGCAGATCGCTGCATTGGAGAAGGACGGAGCATTGGATATTGTCATTTCAGACAAAAGTATTAATTTAACTTCGCAGGATGTAGAGATTTCATCCCAGGATATTGAAGGATGGCTGGTTGCGAATTCAGGATCGATTACAGTAGCATTAGACATCACAATATCCGAAGAATTAAGGAAAGAAGGTATTGCCAGAGAACTGGTTAACAGAATACAGAATATACGAAAAGATTCAGGTCTGGAAGTAACGGATAAGATTACGGTATACATTCAGAGGAATGGTGTTATTGAAGAAGCCATACAAAGTAACGAGGAATATATCAAGTCGGAAACACTTACCAAAGAACTGATTTTTAAAGATAGTATCGAAAACGGTACGGAAATTGAATTTGACCAAGTAAAAACAATAGTATTAATTTCAAAATAA
- a CDS encoding 5-formyltetrahydrofolate cyclo-ligase has translation MTKKELRQKYKTLRNSLPADQIEAQSLAIANQSIALPIWNGLYYHLFLPITEKKEVDTEFLLQVLAGKDKEIVISKSDFEHCKMTHYLLTDNTRIQKNEFHIPEPVDGIEVPVRKIDVVFVPLLAFDTSGNRIGYGKGFYDQFLSECRPETLKIGVSFFDAEPVITDIYENDIQLDYCITPNRVYAF, from the coding sequence ATGACAAAGAAAGAACTCCGACAGAAATACAAAACACTACGCAACAGCCTGCCCGCAGACCAAATTGAAGCACAAAGCCTCGCCATTGCCAATCAGTCAATCGCCTTACCCATCTGGAACGGCCTGTACTACCATTTATTCCTGCCTATCACCGAGAAAAAAGAAGTCGACACCGAATTCTTACTTCAGGTTTTAGCGGGAAAAGATAAGGAGATTGTAATTTCCAAAAGTGATTTCGAGCACTGCAAAATGACCCATTATCTCCTGACCGACAATACACGGATCCAGAAAAACGAGTTCCATATCCCGGAGCCTGTCGATGGGATTGAAGTTCCTGTACGTAAAATTGATGTTGTATTTGTCCCCTTGCTTGCTTTTGATACTTCCGGGAACCGTATTGGATATGGCAAAGGATTTTACGACCAGTTTCTTTCGGAATGCCGTCCGGAAACCCTTAAAATTGGCGTTTCATTTTTTGATGCTGAACCGGTGATTACTGATATTTACGAAAATGACATCCAGTTAGACTATTGCATTACCCCCAACCGGGTGTATGCGTTTTAG